One window from the genome of Streptomyces sp. NBC_00287 encodes:
- a CDS encoding acyl-CoA dehydrogenase family protein — protein MAEFTMELNDEQKEVRDWLHGFAADVIRPAAAEWDEREETPWPVIQEAAKVGIYSLDFYAQQYFDPTGLGIPMAMEELFWGDAGIALSIVGTGLAAVGVLANGTEEQIGTWIPQMYGDANDVKVAAFCSSEPDAGSDVASMRTRAVYDEAKDEWVINGTKTWATNGGIANVHVVVAVVDPELGSKGHASFIIPPNTPGCSQGQKFKKHGIRASHTAEVVLENVRVPGSCLLGGKEKLDERLARARERAKSGGERVKNAAMATFEASRPAVGAMAVGTARAAFEVALEYATTREQFGRPIIDNQGVAFQLADMRTSIDAARLLVWRASWMAINGKPFTAAEGSMSKLFASETAKKVTGQAIQILGGNGYTREYPVERMHRDAAIYTIFEGTSEIQRLVIARTLSGMPIR, from the coding sequence ATGGCCGAGTTCACCATGGAGCTCAACGACGAACAGAAGGAGGTCCGGGACTGGCTGCACGGTTTCGCCGCCGATGTCATCCGACCCGCGGCCGCCGAATGGGACGAGCGTGAGGAGACTCCCTGGCCGGTCATCCAGGAGGCCGCGAAGGTCGGCATCTACTCCCTCGACTTCTACGCCCAGCAGTACTTCGACCCCACCGGCCTCGGTATCCCGATGGCCATGGAGGAGCTGTTCTGGGGCGACGCGGGCATCGCCCTGTCCATCGTCGGCACGGGCCTCGCCGCCGTCGGTGTCCTCGCCAACGGCACCGAGGAGCAGATCGGCACCTGGATTCCCCAGATGTACGGCGACGCCAACGACGTCAAGGTCGCCGCGTTCTGCTCCTCCGAGCCCGACGCCGGTTCCGACGTCGCCTCCATGCGTACGCGTGCCGTGTACGACGAGGCCAAGGACGAGTGGGTGATCAACGGCACGAAGACCTGGGCGACCAACGGCGGTATCGCCAACGTCCATGTCGTCGTCGCGGTCGTCGACCCCGAGCTCGGCTCCAAGGGCCACGCGTCCTTCATCATTCCGCCGAACACGCCGGGCTGTTCCCAGGGCCAGAAGTTCAAGAAGCACGGCATCCGCGCCTCGCACACCGCCGAGGTCGTCCTGGAGAACGTGCGTGTCCCCGGCTCCTGCCTGCTCGGCGGCAAGGAGAAGCTCGACGAGCGTCTGGCGCGTGCCCGGGAGCGGGCCAAGTCCGGGGGCGAGCGGGTGAAGAACGCGGCGATGGCCACGTTCGAGGCGTCACGCCCGGCCGTCGGTGCGATGGCGGTGGGCACTGCTCGGGCCGCGTTCGAGGTGGCCTTGGAGTACGCGACGACCCGTGAGCAGTTCGGCCGCCCGATCATCGACAACCAGGGTGTGGCTTTCCAGCTCGCCGATATGCGTACGTCCATCGACGCGGCGCGGCTGCTGGTGTGGCGGGCGTCCTGGATGGCGATCAACGGCAAGCCGTTCACGGCGGCCGAGGGTTCCATGTCCAAGCTCTTCGCGAGCGAGACGGCCAAGAAGGTCACGGGCCAGGCGATCCAGATCCTGGGCGGTAACGGCTACACCCGGGAGTACCCGGTGGAGCGGATGCACCGGGATGCGGCGATTTATACGATCTTCGAAGGGACGAGCGAGATCCAGCGCCTGGTGATCGCGCGGACGCTCTCGGGCATGCCGATCCGCTAA
- a CDS encoding TetR family transcriptional regulator produces MDTTQRTEQQRSADRRRRELLEAADRVVLRDGPQASMNAIAAEAGITKPILYRHFGDKGGLYAALAKRHTDALLDSLRAALDAPAERRERVEATLDTYLAAIEARPQVYRFLMHPADGGQTGDHGFDVGKHSAPLLRRMGEELAQVIEERLDLGPGSQQLARVWGHGIVGMMHAAGDWWLGERPCSRAELVRSLADLLWGRLAAAGDKMGGPGF; encoded by the coding sequence ATGGACACCACACAGCGGACCGAGCAGCAGCGGTCCGCGGATCGCCGTCGGCGCGAGCTGCTGGAGGCCGCCGACCGGGTGGTGCTGCGCGACGGGCCGCAGGCCTCGATGAACGCCATCGCGGCGGAGGCCGGCATCACCAAGCCGATCCTCTACCGGCACTTCGGTGACAAGGGCGGACTTTACGCCGCCTTGGCCAAGCGGCACACGGACGCGTTGCTGGACTCCCTGCGGGCGGCGCTGGACGCTCCGGCGGAGAGACGGGAGCGGGTGGAGGCCACGCTGGACACCTATTTGGCCGCGATCGAGGCACGGCCTCAGGTGTACCGGTTCCTGATGCATCCGGCCGATGGCGGGCAGACGGGGGACCACGGGTTCGACGTCGGCAAGCACTCGGCTCCTCTGCTGCGGCGGATGGGCGAGGAGTTGGCGCAGGTCATCGAGGAGCGGCTGGATCTCGGGCCGGGGAGTCAGCAGTTGGCTCGCGTGTGGGGGCACGGGATCGTCGGGATGATGCACGCCGCGGGTGACTGGTGGCTCGGGGAACGACCTTGTTCCCGGGCCGAGTTGGTGCGGAGTCTGGCGGATCTGTTGTGGGGTCGCCTCGCGGCGGCCGGCGACAAGATGGGTGGCCCCGGTTTCTGA
- the def gene encoding peptide deformylase → MRHGSIPGAQGRVRPLTLLGDPALHTPAKEVTDFGPELAGLVEDMFATMYAAQGVGLAASQVGEPLRVFVYDCPDDEDVRHLGHVVNPRLVEADGVVIRGPEGCLSLPGLEAGTERYDHAVVEGFTVTGEPVTVHGTGFFARCLQHECDHVEGKVYADRVTGWRHRRLMRQVSRASWSR, encoded by the coding sequence ATGCGACACGGCTCGATTCCGGGCGCCCAAGGGCGTGTCCGGCCCCTCACCCTGCTCGGCGACCCGGCCCTGCACACCCCCGCGAAGGAGGTCACCGACTTTGGTCCCGAACTGGCCGGGCTCGTCGAGGACATGTTCGCGACGATGTACGCGGCACAGGGCGTGGGCCTCGCGGCGAGCCAAGTGGGCGAGCCCTTGCGGGTGTTCGTCTACGACTGCCCTGACGACGAGGACGTACGGCATCTGGGCCATGTGGTGAACCCGCGGCTGGTGGAGGCCGACGGGGTGGTGATCCGCGGTCCCGAGGGCTGTCTGTCCCTGCCGGGGTTGGAGGCGGGGACGGAACGTTACGACCATGCCGTGGTCGAGGGGTTCACGGTGACGGGGGAGCCGGTGACGGTGCACGGTACGGGTTTCTTCGCGAGGTGTTTGCAGCATGAGTGCGACCACGTGGAGGGGAAGGTGTACGCGGACCGTGTGACGGGTTGGCGGCACAGGAGGCTGATGCGCCAGGTGTCGCGAGCCTCCTGGAGCCGGTGA
- a CDS encoding MurT ligase domain-containing protein, producing MAGNSDPLTPRAKIAVTAGKAVAAASRAAGRGSGSVIGGRVALKLDPDLLARLAQNLDVVLVSATNGKTTTTRLIAEALRAAGPVVSNALGANMPAGITSALAGGSEARYGVIEVDEKYLAGVARDTDPKCIALLNLSRDQLDRAAETRMLAENWREGLAGSKAVIVANADDPLVVWAASSSPNVIWVAAGQMWKDDAWSCPSCGGVMQRPGDDWFCGECGFRRPTPSWALNGDHVLDPHGSAWPIHLQLPGRANKANAASSAAVAAVFGVPPQVALERMYQVQAVAGRYDVVQFQERDLRLLLAKNPAGWLETFSLIDPPPTPVILSVNARGADGTDTSWLWDVDYTRLTGHPICVIGDRKLDLAVRLEVANQHFQVCENLDQAVQLCPPGRIEVIANYTAFQDLRRRVGN from the coding sequence ATGGCAGGCAACTCGGACCCGCTCACTCCGCGGGCCAAGATCGCCGTTACCGCGGGCAAGGCGGTCGCGGCGGCTTCGCGCGCCGCTGGGCGCGGCAGCGGTTCGGTGATCGGTGGCCGGGTGGCGCTCAAGCTCGACCCCGACCTTCTCGCACGGCTCGCGCAGAACCTGGACGTGGTCCTGGTGTCGGCGACCAATGGCAAGACCACGACCACCCGGCTGATCGCGGAGGCGCTGCGCGCCGCGGGCCCGGTCGTCTCCAACGCGCTCGGCGCCAACATGCCCGCCGGTATCACCTCCGCGCTGGCCGGTGGCTCCGAGGCCCGCTACGGCGTGATCGAGGTCGACGAGAAGTACCTCGCCGGCGTCGCCCGGGACACCGACCCGAAGTGCATCGCGCTGCTGAACCTCTCCCGCGACCAGCTCGACCGCGCCGCCGAGACCCGGATGCTCGCCGAGAACTGGCGTGAGGGGCTCGCGGGGTCGAAGGCCGTGATCGTCGCCAACGCCGACGATCCGCTGGTGGTGTGGGCCGCGTCCTCCTCCCCCAATGTGATCTGGGTCGCCGCCGGGCAGATGTGGAAGGACGACGCATGGTCCTGTCCGTCCTGCGGTGGCGTGATGCAGCGGCCGGGCGACGACTGGTTCTGCGGTGAGTGCGGTTTCCGGCGGCCGACGCCGAGCTGGGCGCTCAACGGGGACCACGTCCTCGATCCGCACGGCTCCGCCTGGCCGATTCACCTTCAGCTGCCGGGCCGCGCCAACAAGGCCAACGCCGCCTCCTCGGCCGCCGTCGCCGCCGTGTTCGGGGTGCCTCCGCAGGTCGCCCTGGAACGCATGTACCAGGTGCAGGCCGTCGCCGGACGCTATGACGTCGTCCAGTTCCAGGAGCGCGATCTGCGCCTGCTGCTCGCGAAGAACCCGGCCGGCTGGCTCGAAACGTTCTCCCTGATCGACCCGCCGCCCACCCCGGTGATCCTCTCGGTCAACGCGCGCGGCGCCGACGGCACCGACACCTCCTGGCTGTGGGACGTCGACTACACGCGGCTGACCGGACACCCGATCTGTGTCATCGGCGACCGCAAGCTCGACCTCGCGGTGCGTCTGGAAGTGGCGAACCAGCACTTCCAGGTCTGCGAGAACCTCGACCAGGCCGTGCAGCTGTGCCCGCCGGGCCGGATCGAGGTCATCGCCAACTACACCGCGTTCCAGGACCTGCGCCGCCGGGTCGGCAACTGA
- a CDS encoding type 1 glutamine amidotransferase → MSDNQLRVVWIYPDLLSTYGDQGNVLVVERRARQRGLDVARLDVRSDQPIPTSGDIYLIGGGEDRPQRLAAERLRRDGGLHRAVGNGAIVFSVCAGYQILGHEFINDLGQREPGLGLLDVVSVRGEGERCVGDVLGDIDPRLGLPPLTGFENHQGITHLGPTARPLAQVRLGNGNGTGDGTEGAYNDTVFGTYMHGPVLARNPLIADLLLKLALDVNALPPTDDRWYEALRGERIAAAEQPA, encoded by the coding sequence GTGAGCGACAACCAACTGCGGGTCGTCTGGATCTACCCGGACCTGCTCAGCACCTACGGCGACCAGGGCAACGTCCTCGTCGTGGAGCGCCGGGCCCGGCAGCGCGGCCTGGACGTGGCCCGGCTCGATGTGCGCAGCGACCAGCCGATCCCGACCTCCGGGGACATCTATCTGATCGGCGGCGGCGAGGACCGGCCGCAGCGGCTCGCGGCCGAGCGGCTGCGCCGGGACGGCGGTCTGCACCGGGCCGTGGGCAACGGCGCGATCGTCTTCTCGGTGTGCGCCGGCTACCAGATCCTCGGCCACGAGTTCATCAACGACCTCGGCCAGCGCGAGCCCGGCCTCGGTCTGCTGGACGTGGTGTCGGTGCGCGGCGAGGGCGAGCGGTGCGTCGGTGACGTACTCGGCGACATCGACCCGCGCCTCGGCCTGCCCCCGCTGACCGGCTTCGAGAACCACCAGGGCATCACCCACCTCGGCCCCACCGCCCGCCCCCTCGCCCAGGTCCGCCTCGGCAACGGCAACGGCACGGGCGACGGCACCGAGGGCGCGTACAACGACACGGTCTTCGGTACGTACATGCACGGCCCCGTGCTCGCCCGGAACCCGCTCATCGCCGATCTGCTGCTGAAGCTGGCGCTCGACGTCAACGCGCTGCCGCCGACCGACGACCGCTGGTACGAGGCGCTGCGGGGCGAGCGCATCGCGGCGGCCGAGCAGCCGGCGTGA
- a CDS encoding 6-phosphofructokinase, protein MRIGVLTSGGDCPGLNAVIRSVVHRAVVDHGDEVIGFRDGWKGLLECDYLKLDLDAVGGILARGGTILGSSRVQPSHLRDGVERAKGHLAELGLDAIIPIGGEGTLKAARLLSDSGLPIVGVPKTIDNDIAVTDVTFGFDTAVGVATEALDRLKTTAESHQRVLVVEVMGRHTGWIALHSGMAAGAHAVVVPERPFDIEELARKVGERFEAGKRFAIVVAAEGAKPAPGSMEFDEGGKDIYGHERFAGIARQLSIELEHRLGKEARPVILGHVQRGGTPTAYDRVLATRFGWHAVEAVHRGEFGMMTALRGTDIVMVSLAEAVETLKTVPEDRYAEAECVL, encoded by the coding sequence ATGCGCATTGGTGTCCTCACGTCCGGCGGCGACTGCCCCGGCCTGAACGCCGTCATCCGGTCCGTCGTGCACCGTGCCGTCGTCGACCATGGCGACGAGGTCATCGGTTTCCGGGACGGCTGGAAAGGCCTCCTGGAGTGCGACTACCTCAAGCTCGACCTCGACGCGGTGGGCGGCATCCTCGCCCGCGGCGGCACGATCCTCGGTTCCTCCCGGGTCCAGCCCTCGCATCTGCGCGACGGCGTGGAGCGGGCCAAGGGCCATCTCGCGGAGCTCGGGCTCGACGCGATCATCCCGATCGGCGGTGAGGGCACGCTGAAGGCCGCCCGGCTGCTGTCGGACAGCGGTCTGCCGATCGTGGGCGTGCCGAAGACCATCGACAACGACATCGCCGTCACGGACGTCACCTTCGGCTTCGACACCGCGGTCGGTGTCGCGACCGAGGCGCTCGACCGGCTCAAGACGACCGCCGAGTCGCATCAGCGAGTGCTGGTCGTGGAGGTCATGGGCCGCCACACCGGCTGGATCGCCCTGCACTCCGGCATGGCGGCCGGCGCGCACGCCGTCGTCGTCCCGGAGCGGCCCTTCGACATCGAGGAGTTGGCCCGCAAGGTCGGCGAGCGGTTCGAGGCGGGCAAGCGGTTCGCGATCGTCGTCGCGGCGGAGGGCGCCAAGCCCGCCCCGGGCTCCATGGAGTTCGACGAGGGCGGCAAGGACATCTACGGCCACGAGCGCTTCGCGGGCATCGCGCGCCAGCTCTCCATCGAGCTGGAACACCGGCTCGGCAAGGAGGCGCGGCCGGTGATCCTCGGGCATGTGCAGCGCGGCGGTACGCCGACCGCGTACGACCGGGTGCTCGCGACCCGCTTCGGGTGGCATGCGGTGGAGGCCGTGCACCGCGGTGAGTTCGGGATGATGACGGCACTGCGCGGCACGGACATCGTGATGGTGTCCCTGGCCGAGGCCGTCGAGACGCTGAAGACGGTGCCCGAGGACCGGTACGCCGAAGCGGAGTGCGTCCTGTAG
- a CDS encoding cytochrome c oxidase assembly protein, producing MDHSGHGMTMDLPPFTLGRGLQWSPDPFFLVACLLGLALYGWGVVRLRRRGDSWPVARTVSYVAGVLTVALVMCTQLNDYGMVMFSVHMVQHMVISMLSPILILLGAPITLALRALPVAGKGRKGPRELLLALLHSRYMRIITHPAFTIPLFIASLYALYFTPLFDFLMGSKVGHIGMMVHFLAVGVVFFWPIIGVDPGPQRPGYLMRMLELFAGMPFHAFFGIALMMASAPMVETFENPPASLGIDALSDQNAAGGIAWAFSEIPSVLVLIALLFQWHSSEQRQAKRKDRAADRDGDKELEAYNAYLASLNARSN from the coding sequence ATGGATCACAGCGGCCACGGCATGACGATGGATCTGCCGCCGTTCACGCTGGGGCGGGGGCTCCAGTGGTCGCCGGATCCGTTCTTCCTCGTCGCCTGTCTGCTCGGGCTCGCCCTCTACGGCTGGGGGGTCGTACGGCTGCGGCGGCGCGGGGACTCCTGGCCGGTGGCCCGTACGGTGTCGTACGTCGCCGGTGTGCTGACCGTCGCGCTGGTGATGTGCACCCAGCTGAACGACTACGGCATGGTCATGTTCAGCGTGCACATGGTGCAGCACATGGTGATCAGCATGCTGTCGCCGATCCTGATCCTGCTCGGCGCCCCGATCACCCTGGCGCTGCGCGCGCTGCCGGTCGCGGGCAAGGGCCGCAAGGGGCCGCGTGAGCTGTTGCTGGCGCTGCTGCACAGCCGCTACATGCGGATCATCACGCACCCGGCCTTCACCATTCCGCTGTTCATCGCGAGCCTTTACGCGCTGTACTTCACTCCGCTCTTCGACTTCCTGATGGGCTCCAAGGTGGGGCACATCGGAATGATGGTGCACTTCCTCGCCGTGGGTGTGGTGTTCTTCTGGCCGATCATCGGAGTGGACCCGGGGCCGCAGCGGCCGGGGTATCTGATGCGGATGCTGGAGCTGTTCGCGGGTATGCCGTTCCACGCGTTCTTCGGGATCGCGCTGATGATGGCGTCGGCCCCGATGGTCGAGACGTTCGAGAACCCGCCCGCCTCGCTCGGCATCGACGCGCTCTCCGACCAGAACGCCGCCGGCGGGATCGCCTGGGCGTTCAGCGAGATCCCGTCCGTGCTGGTGCTGATCGCGCTGCTGTTCCAGTGGCACAGCTCGGAACAACGGCAGGCGAAGCGCAAGGACCGGGCCGCCGACCGCGACGGCGACAAGGAACTCGAGGCGTACAACGCCTATTTGGCCTCACTGAACGCGCGGAGCAACTGA
- a CDS encoding sensor histidine kinase: MSGFIAGLCVAVLPLLAAGFWLGRRTARPESQGGLGTPVEHATFETLHTASLAAPPLRAGLTEETARKSARRLRSLLGTDALCLTDQKDVLAWDGVGGHHRAEIMERLAGPLESGRGEAFPLTCDTPDCPLRWAVVAPLTVDDRVHGALVACAPRESAVLVRAAGEVARWVSVQLELADLDQSRTRLIEAEIKALRAQISPHFIFNSLAVIASFVRTDPERARELLLEFADFTRYSFRRHGDFTTLADELHAIDHYLALVRARFGDRLSVTLQIAPEVLPVALPFLCLQPLVENAVKHGLEGRTDKCRISITAQDAGAEALVVIEDDGVGMDPVLLRRILAGEVSPSGGIGLSNVDDRLRQVYGDDYGLVIETAVGAGMKVTARLPKYQPGVHSAGRLTGA, translated from the coding sequence ATGAGTGGATTCATCGCCGGGCTGTGCGTGGCCGTCCTTCCGTTGCTGGCCGCGGGCTTCTGGCTCGGCCGGCGTACCGCGCGCCCCGAGAGCCAGGGTGGCCTCGGGACGCCCGTCGAGCACGCCACCTTCGAGACCCTGCACACCGCCTCCCTCGCCGCGCCCCCGTTGCGGGCGGGGCTGACGGAGGAGACCGCCCGTAAGTCGGCCCGCCGGCTGCGCTCCCTGCTCGGCACGGACGCTCTGTGCCTCACCGATCAGAAGGACGTGCTGGCCTGGGACGGCGTCGGCGGCCACCATCGCGCCGAGATCATGGAACGGCTCGCGGGACCGCTGGAGTCGGGCCGCGGCGAGGCGTTCCCGCTGACCTGCGACACCCCCGACTGCCCCCTGCGCTGGGCGGTCGTCGCCCCCCTCACCGTCGACGACCGCGTCCACGGCGCCCTCGTCGCCTGCGCGCCCCGTGAATCCGCGGTCCTGGTACGGGCGGCCGGAGAGGTCGCGCGCTGGGTTTCCGTCCAGTTGGAGCTCGCGGACCTGGACCAGTCCCGAACCCGCTTGATAGAGGCCGAGATCAAGGCACTCAGGGCCCAGATCTCCCCGCACTTCATCTTCAACTCACTCGCGGTGATCGCCAGTTTCGTCCGCACCGACCCCGAGCGCGCCCGCGAACTGCTCCTGGAGTTCGCCGACTTCACCCGCTACTCGTTCCGCAGGCACGGCGACTTCACCACCCTCGCCGACGAACTCCACGCCATCGACCACTACTTGGCCCTAGTACGCGCCCGCTTCGGCGACCGGCTCTCCGTCACCCTCCAGATCGCCCCCGAGGTGCTGCCGGTCGCCCTGCCCTTCCTCTGCCTCCAGCCGCTCGTCGAGAACGCCGTCAAACACGGCCTGGAGGGCAGGACCGACAAGTGCCGGATCAGCATCACCGCACAGGACGCGGGGGCGGAGGCGCTGGTCGTCATCGAGGACGACGGCGTGGGCATGGACCCCGTCCTGCTGCGCCGCATCCTCGCCGGGGAGGTCAGCCCGTCCGGCGGGATCGGCCTGTCCAACGTCGACGACCGGCTCCGTCAGGTCTACGGAGACGACTACGGCCTCGTCATCGAGACCGCCGTAGGAGCGGGCATGAAGGTCACCGCCCGGCTGCCCAAGTACCAGCCGGGCGTGCACTCCGCGGGCCGGCTGACCGGCGCCTGA
- a CDS encoding sodium/solute symporter produces MNENFAVPAVALVVLATVFVGAFGLRISRTTSDFYVASRTVGPRLNAAAISGEYLSAASFLGIAGLVLVQGPDMLWYPVGYTAGYLVLLLFVAAPLRRSGAYTLPDFAEARLASSAVRRLAGAFVVGVGWLYLLPQLQGAGLTLTVLTDAPDWLGGVIVAVVVVAIVAAGGMRSITFVQAFQYWLKLTALLVPALFLVLAWRSDGAPHHAFDEPANFREQRSVRVDDSLELRLERPLTVTVSGTVDGRPHEDQQLELPVGTHRIEAGARLTFAEGAAVPEAERDGDGGLSPSQAETRGERPLYATYGLILATFLGTMGLPHVVVRFYTSPHGVAARRTTVAVLGLIGAFYLLPPVYGALGRLYAPELTLTGDADAAVLLLPERMIGGLGGDLLGALVAGGAFAAFLSTASGLTMAVAGVLTQDVLPSRGVRHFRLGTLLAMAVPLAASALVGGLPVADAVGLAFAVSASSFCPLLVLGIWWRRLTPQGAAAGMLVGGGSALLAVAATMAGFPGTGALHALLAWPALWSVPLGFLTMILVSLATPSRVPAGTAAILARFHLPEELAGGQVRTEVKA; encoded by the coding sequence GTGAACGAGAACTTCGCCGTCCCCGCCGTCGCACTGGTCGTCCTGGCGACCGTCTTCGTCGGCGCCTTCGGCCTGCGCATCTCCCGCACCACCTCCGACTTCTACGTCGCCTCCCGCACCGTCGGCCCCCGCCTGAACGCCGCCGCCATCAGCGGCGAGTACCTCTCCGCCGCGTCCTTCCTCGGCATCGCGGGCCTCGTCCTCGTCCAGGGCCCCGACATGCTCTGGTACCCGGTCGGCTACACCGCCGGATACCTCGTCCTGCTCCTGTTCGTCGCCGCCCCGCTGCGCCGCTCCGGCGCCTACACGCTCCCCGACTTCGCCGAGGCCCGGCTCGCCTCCTCGGCGGTACGACGGCTGGCCGGAGCCTTCGTGGTCGGGGTCGGCTGGCTCTATCTGCTGCCCCAACTCCAGGGCGCCGGACTGACGCTGACCGTGCTCACGGACGCGCCCGACTGGCTGGGCGGGGTGATCGTGGCGGTCGTGGTGGTGGCCATCGTCGCGGCGGGCGGTATGCGCAGCATCACCTTCGTGCAGGCCTTCCAGTACTGGCTGAAGCTCACGGCCCTGCTGGTGCCCGCCCTGTTCCTGGTGCTTGCCTGGCGGAGCGACGGCGCCCCGCACCACGCCTTCGACGAACCCGCCAACTTCCGCGAACAGCGTTCCGTCCGCGTCGACGACAGCCTCGAGCTCCGTCTGGAACGACCGCTGACCGTCACGGTGAGCGGCACCGTCGACGGCCGCCCGCACGAGGACCAGCAGCTCGAACTCCCCGTCGGCACCCACCGCATCGAGGCCGGCGCCCGGCTGACGTTCGCCGAGGGCGCCGCCGTCCCCGAGGCCGAACGCGACGGCGACGGCGGCCTGTCGCCCTCCCAGGCCGAGACCCGCGGCGAACGCCCGCTGTACGCCACGTACGGGCTGATCCTCGCCACGTTCCTCGGCACCATGGGCCTGCCCCATGTCGTCGTGCGCTTCTACACCAGCCCGCACGGCGTCGCCGCCCGCCGCACCACGGTCGCCGTCCTCGGCCTGATCGGCGCCTTCTACCTGCTGCCCCCGGTCTACGGCGCGCTCGGCCGCCTGTACGCCCCCGAACTCACCCTCACCGGAGACGCGGACGCGGCCGTACTGCTGCTGCCCGAGCGCATGATCGGCGGCCTGGGCGGCGATCTGCTGGGCGCGCTGGTGGCCGGTGGTGCCTTCGCCGCGTTCCTGTCGACCGCCTCGGGGCTCACCATGGCCGTCGCGGGCGTCCTCACCCAGGACGTCCTCCCGTCGCGCGGAGTACGGCACTTCAGGCTCGGCACGCTCCTCGCGATGGCCGTACCGCTCGCGGCGAGCGCCCTGGTCGGCGGGTTGCCGGTGGCCGATGCCGTAGGGCTCGCCTTCGCCGTATCGGCGTCCTCGTTCTGCCCGCTGCTGGTGCTCGGCATCTGGTGGCGCAGGCTCACCCCGCAGGGCGCCGCGGCCGGAATGCTGGTGGGCGGCGGTTCGGCGCTGCTCGCCGTCGCCGCGACGATGGCCGGCTTCCCCGGCACCGGCGCCCTGCACGCCCTGCTCGCCTGGCCGGCCCTCTGGTCGGTACCGCTGGGCTTCCTCACGATGATCCTGGTCTCGCTGGCCACCCCGAGCAGGGTCCCGGCCGGGACAGCGGCGATCCTGGCGCGATTCCATCTGCCGGAGGAATTGGCCGGCGGACAGGTCAGGACGGAGGTGAAGGCATGA
- a CDS encoding LytR/AlgR family response regulator transcription factor, with protein sequence MLRALAVDDERPSLEELLYLLNADPRVGSAEGAGDATEALRRINRALESGPAGPEAIDVVFLDINMPGLDGLDLARLLTGFAKPPLVVFVTAHEDFAVQAFDLKAVDYVLKPVRKERLAEAIRRAAELIDTGPRIPVHEPDPDHIPVELGGVTRFVSVDDITHVEAQGDYARLHTDKGSHLVRIPLSTLEERWRSRGFVRIHRRHLVALRHIGELRLDAGTVSVVVGSEELQVSRRHARELRDLLMRRP encoded by the coding sequence ATGCTGCGCGCCCTGGCTGTCGACGACGAACGCCCCTCGCTGGAGGAACTGCTGTACCTCCTGAACGCCGATCCCCGAGTCGGCAGCGCGGAGGGTGCCGGGGACGCCACCGAGGCGCTGCGCCGGATCAACCGGGCGCTGGAATCGGGGCCCGCCGGGCCCGAGGCGATCGATGTCGTCTTCCTCGACATCAACATGCCGGGACTCGACGGCCTCGACCTCGCCCGGCTGCTCACCGGGTTCGCCAAGCCGCCGCTGGTCGTGTTCGTCACCGCCCACGAGGACTTCGCCGTCCAGGCCTTCGACCTCAAGGCCGTCGACTACGTCCTCAAGCCGGTCCGCAAGGAGCGCCTCGCCGAGGCCATACGCCGGGCCGCCGAACTCATCGACACCGGCCCGCGCATACCCGTGCACGAGCCCGACCCCGACCACATACCCGTCGAGCTCGGCGGGGTGACCCGGTTCGTCTCCGTCGACGACATCACCCATGTCGAGGCCCAGGGCGACTACGCCCGTCTGCACACCGACAAGGGCAGCCATCTCGTCCGTATCCCGCTGTCCACCCTGGAGGAGCGCTGGCGCTCCCGCGGCTTCGTCCGCATCCACCGCCGCCATCTGGTCGCCCTGCGCCACATCGGCGAACTCCGACTGGACGCGGGCACGGTGAGCGTCGTGGTCGGCTCCGAGGAACTCCAGGTCAGCCGGCGCCACGCGCGCGAGCTGCGGGACCTGCTGATGAGGAGGCCCTGA
- a CDS encoding Lrp/AsnC family transcriptional regulator — protein sequence MSSRPTPFDELDRKIIIALMANARTSFAEIGAAVGLSSTAVKRRVDRLREAGVITGFTATVKPSALGWRTEAYVEVYCEGAAPPRRIAEVVRNHPEITAAMTVTGAADALLHVRARDVEHFEEVLERIRVEPFIRKTISVMVLSHLLPESPEAGASHAAPDGAADLR from the coding sequence ATGAGCAGCAGGCCCACGCCGTTCGACGAGCTCGACCGGAAGATCATCATCGCCCTGATGGCGAACGCCAGGACCAGTTTCGCCGAGATCGGCGCGGCCGTCGGACTGTCCTCCACGGCGGTCAAGCGGCGCGTGGACCGGCTCCGGGAGGCCGGGGTGATCACCGGGTTCACGGCCACGGTGAAGCCCTCGGCGCTGGGCTGGCGCACGGAGGCGTACGTCGAGGTGTACTGCGAGGGCGCGGCCCCGCCGCGGCGTATCGCGGAGGTGGTCCGCAACCATCCGGAGATCACCGCGGCGATGACGGTGACGGGCGCCGCGGACGCGCTGCTGCACGTCAGGGCGCGCGATGTGGAGCACTTCGAGGAGGTGCTGGAGCGGATCCGCGTGGAGCCATTCATCCGGAAGACGATCAGCGTGATGGTGCTGTCCCATCTCCTCCCGGAAAGCCCGGAGGCGGGCGCGAGCCACGCCGCCCCGGACGGCGCAGCAGACCTGCGCTGA